In one window of Pseudomonas sp. IAC-BECa141 DNA:
- a CDS encoding TolC family outer membrane protein encodes MRSHLFKALPFALAASFVQAQSLPEAMQQALDVHPEIQAGVNSRLAADYQLKAAKGGYLPKVDLLGGYGREGTDSVTTRANGGGNHWETLNRSESSLRLSQMVFDGFATSSEVGRQQATVNSRAYSLLGTSERTALTVAQVYLDVLTRREFVRLAEENLKSHQRIYDQIQLRTQRGVGSGADLDQAEARMAQARNNLITEQTNLADSETNFLSAVGQMPDQLERPAPFMAMMPANLNEARQQMLENSPILRSAESDIAAAEKQYETAKSTFYPRFDAELGRTADNDLDGQNGHNNEWQAMLRMRFNLYSGGSNKADLESKSYLSNQALDIRNNALRQLNEELGLAWNALNNANAQVPIAQQYVDHSTAVRTAYQRQFSLGERTLLDLLDSENELFTASRRLAEIKNIQLFTQYRIKATMGELLKSQGVVAPLASVVQNDVKPKVQLPGMN; translated from the coding sequence ATGCGTTCGCACCTGTTCAAGGCTCTACCCTTCGCTCTCGCCGCGTCTTTCGTACAAGCACAATCCTTACCAGAAGCCATGCAACAGGCGTTGGATGTCCATCCGGAAATCCAGGCAGGGGTCAACAGCCGACTGGCCGCGGATTATCAGTTAAAGGCTGCAAAAGGTGGATACCTGCCCAAAGTTGATCTGCTGGGCGGTTATGGCCGTGAAGGCACCGACAGTGTGACCACCCGCGCCAATGGTGGCGGCAATCACTGGGAAACCCTGAACCGCAGCGAGTCAAGTTTACGTCTCTCGCAAATGGTTTTTGACGGTTTTGCGACGTCCAGCGAAGTCGGGCGTCAACAAGCCACCGTCAACTCCCGCGCCTATTCATTGCTCGGCACTTCCGAGCGCACCGCGCTGACCGTGGCCCAGGTTTATCTGGACGTGCTCACCCGTCGCGAATTCGTGCGTCTGGCCGAAGAAAACCTCAAGAGCCACCAGCGCATCTACGACCAGATCCAGTTGCGCACCCAGCGCGGCGTCGGCAGCGGTGCCGACCTTGACCAGGCCGAAGCGCGGATGGCCCAGGCCCGCAACAACCTGATCACCGAGCAGACTAACCTCGCCGATTCGGAAACCAACTTCCTCAGCGCCGTCGGCCAGATGCCCGATCAGCTGGAGCGTCCGGCGCCGTTCATGGCGATGATGCCGGCCAACCTGAATGAAGCGCGCCAGCAGATGCTGGAAAACAGCCCGATCCTGCGCTCGGCCGAGTCCGATATCGCCGCTGCCGAAAAGCAGTACGAGACCGCCAAGTCGACCTTCTACCCGCGCTTCGACGCCGAGCTGGGCCGCACTGCCGACAACGATCTCGATGGCCAGAACGGTCACAACAATGAATGGCAGGCGATGCTGCGCATGCGCTTCAACCTGTATTCGGGCGGCAGCAACAAGGCGGATCTGGAGTCCAAGTCCTACCTGTCGAACCAGGCGCTGGACATCCGCAACAATGCCTTGCGTCAATTGAATGAAGAACTTGGCCTGGCCTGGAACGCCCTGAACAACGCCAATGCACAGGTGCCGATCGCTCAGCAATACGTTGATCACAGCACCGCGGTGCGCACCGCTTACCAGCGTCAGTTCAGCCTCGGCGAACGTACCCTGCTGGATTTGCTGGACAGCGAAAACGAGTTGTTCACCGCTTCGCGCCGTCTGGCTGAAATCAAAAACATTCAGTTATTTACTCAGTACCGAATCAAGGCGACCATGGGCGAATTGCTCAAGAGCCAGGGAGTGGTCGCACCTTTGGCATCCGTTGTGCAGAACGACGTGAAGCCCAAGGTCCAGCTGCCTGGGATGAATTGA